A genomic window from Pseudomonas alcaligenes includes:
- a CDS encoding class I SAM-dependent methyltransferase, whose product MRFYDEKILPHLIDFACGMGQVMKTRAQVVPLASGRVLEIGIGTGLNLAFYDADKVSAIVGVDPAAQMQALARRRAERIAIPLEMVALELGQIQAADASFDSIVCTFTLCTIPEPLAALREMRRVLKPGGKLLFSEHGRAPDPGVRRWQQRLTPLWKPLAGGCHLDRDIPALLKAGGFTIRELYSSYLPGPRPMTWVWRGWAE is encoded by the coding sequence ATGAGGTTCTACGACGAGAAGATCCTGCCGCACCTGATCGACTTCGCCTGCGGCATGGGCCAGGTGATGAAGACCCGCGCCCAGGTGGTGCCGCTGGCCAGCGGCCGGGTACTGGAGATCGGCATCGGCACCGGCCTCAACCTGGCTTTCTACGACGCCGATAAGGTCAGCGCCATCGTCGGCGTCGACCCGGCCGCGCAGATGCAGGCCCTGGCGCGGCGGCGCGCCGAACGGATCGCTATCCCGCTGGAGATGGTCGCCCTGGAGCTAGGGCAGATCCAGGCCGCCGATGCCAGCTTCGACAGCATCGTCTGCACCTTCACCCTGTGCACCATCCCCGAACCGCTGGCCGCCCTGCGCGAGATGCGCCGCGTGCTCAAGCCCGGCGGCAAGCTGTTGTTCAGCGAGCACGGGCGCGCGCCCGACCCCGGCGTGCGCCGCTGGCAGCAGCGCCTGACACCGCTGTGGAAACCGCTGGCCGGCGGCTGCCATCTCGACCGCGACATCCCCGCCCTGCTCAAGGCCGGTGGTTTCACGATCCGCGAGCTGTACAGCAGCTACCTGCCGGGGCCGCGCCCGATGACCTGGGTCTGGCGTGGCTGGGCCGAATGA
- a CDS encoding EAL domain-containing protein gives MARMTASRLTPRSLRRALLPCLLLAAWPLLGEASHAVKVGTYANEPKLLAEDGRLSGIFGDLLGEIASREDWRLIAVPCEWQRCLELARDGQIDLLPDVAWNEERATYLDFHQTPALFSWSQLYSRSDLRLDSILDLKERRLAVLRGSVQETYLRNLLDSFGLQASLLAVDSLEQGFRLVARGDADAAVANQRFGDYHAERFGLRDTPIVFQPARLFFATRKGGNAELLASIDRHLQDWQAQQDSPYYRIIQRWGGRTPELAIPASLWWGLATLAGLLLLALAGALLLRRKVAEQTRHLSNSELRLNTILDSVEAYIYIKDPQFRYQYVNHKVCELFGRPREDVLGQTDEAFFDATTVANLRNNDRRVLQQGERVQLEEVNRSRDGSCEQAYLSVKLPLRRPDGSIYALCGISTDITEHKRNLEQIHQLAFYDPLTGLPNRRLLLERLQHALDRHQRSHQEGALLFIDLDNFKNLNDTLGHAMGDRFLQQVAQRLRSQVRQEDTLARLGGDEFVLMLEDLSARGNELFAELEAVAGKLLGSLAQPYELQGQLHTSTASIGVTLFSDAQGTVEELLKRADLAMYQAKAAGRNAVRFFDPQMQAEALARMRLENDLRQCLNDGQGLLLHYQPQVDRHGRLIGAEALVRWQHPQRGLIPPGEFIPLAESTDLIFPLGRWILREACRQLVAWAGHPQLGRLPLAVNVSARQLHHPEFADEVLVILQQSGADPSRLELELTESQLAMDTEALILRMNELRARGVSFSLDDFGTGYSSLGYLKRLPLSRLKIDRCFVRDLLEDANDAAIIRTIVALGQSLELEVIAEGVESAEQREALLNAGCQLFQGYLFAAPGPARLLELWPVPQGDERAAGA, from the coding sequence ATGGCCAGGATGACAGCCTCGCGCCTCACTCCACGCTCCCTGCGGCGCGCGCTGCTGCCGTGCTTGCTGCTGGCCGCCTGGCCGCTTCTGGGCGAAGCCTCGCATGCGGTGAAAGTCGGCACCTATGCCAACGAGCCCAAGCTGCTGGCCGAGGACGGGCGTCTGAGCGGCATCTTCGGCGACCTGCTCGGCGAGATCGCCAGCCGCGAGGACTGGCGCCTGATCGCCGTGCCCTGCGAATGGCAACGCTGCCTGGAACTGGCCCGCGACGGCCAGATCGACCTGCTGCCCGACGTGGCCTGGAACGAGGAGCGCGCCACCTACCTGGACTTCCACCAGACCCCTGCCCTGTTCAGCTGGTCGCAGCTGTACAGCCGCAGCGACCTGCGCCTGGACTCCATCCTCGACCTCAAGGAGCGCCGCCTGGCCGTGCTGCGCGGCTCGGTGCAGGAGACGTACCTGCGCAACCTGCTCGACAGTTTCGGCCTGCAGGCCAGCCTGCTGGCGGTGGACAGCCTGGAACAGGGCTTTCGCCTGGTCGCCAGGGGTGACGCCGATGCGGCGGTGGCCAACCAGCGCTTCGGCGACTACCACGCCGAGCGCTTCGGCCTGCGCGACACGCCGATCGTGTTCCAGCCGGCCCGGCTGTTCTTCGCCACCCGCAAGGGCGGCAACGCCGAGCTGCTGGCCAGCATCGACCGCCACCTGCAGGACTGGCAGGCCCAGCAGGACTCGCCCTACTACCGCATCATCCAGCGCTGGGGCGGCCGGACGCCCGAACTGGCGATCCCGGCCAGCCTCTGGTGGGGCCTGGCGACCCTGGCCGGCCTGCTCCTGCTGGCCCTGGCCGGCGCCCTGCTGCTGCGCCGCAAGGTGGCCGAGCAGACCCGCCACCTGAGCAACAGCGAGCTGCGCCTGAACACCATCCTCGACAGCGTCGAGGCCTACATCTACATCAAGGACCCGCAGTTCCGTTACCAGTACGTCAACCACAAGGTCTGCGAACTGTTCGGCCGGCCGCGCGAGGACGTGCTGGGGCAGACCGACGAGGCCTTCTTCGACGCCACCACGGTGGCCAACCTGCGCAACAACGACCGGCGCGTGCTGCAGCAGGGCGAGCGGGTGCAGCTGGAGGAGGTCAACCGCAGCCGGGATGGCAGCTGCGAGCAGGCCTACCTCTCAGTGAAGCTGCCGCTGCGCCGCCCGGACGGCAGCATCTATGCCCTGTGCGGCATTTCCACCGACATCACCGAGCACAAGCGCAACCTGGAGCAGATCCACCAGCTGGCCTTCTACGACCCGCTCACCGGCCTGCCCAACCGCCGCCTGCTGCTCGAGCGCCTGCAACACGCCCTCGACCGCCACCAGCGCAGCCACCAGGAAGGCGCCCTGCTGTTCATCGACCTGGACAACTTCAAGAACCTCAACGACACCCTCGGCCATGCCATGGGTGATCGTTTCCTGCAGCAGGTGGCCCAGCGCCTGCGCAGCCAGGTACGGCAGGAAGACACCCTGGCGCGCCTCGGCGGCGACGAGTTCGTGCTGATGCTGGAAGACCTGTCGGCGCGCGGCAACGAGCTGTTCGCCGAGCTGGAGGCGGTAGCCGGCAAGCTGCTGGGCAGCCTGGCGCAACCCTACGAGCTGCAGGGGCAGTTGCACACCAGCACGGCCAGCATCGGCGTGACCCTGTTCTCCGACGCCCAGGGCACGGTGGAGGAGCTGCTCAAGCGCGCCGACCTAGCGATGTACCAGGCCAAGGCCGCCGGGCGCAACGCGGTGCGCTTCTTCGACCCGCAGATGCAGGCCGAGGCCCTGGCGCGCATGCGCCTGGAGAACGACCTGCGCCAGTGCCTGAACGATGGCCAGGGACTGCTGCTGCACTACCAGCCACAGGTGGATAGGCATGGCCGCCTGATCGGCGCCGAGGCCCTGGTGCGCTGGCAGCATCCGCAGCGCGGGCTGATCCCGCCCGGCGAGTTCATCCCGCTGGCGGAAAGCACCGACCTGATCTTCCCGCTCGGCCGCTGGATCCTGCGCGAGGCCTGCCGCCAGCTGGTGGCCTGGGCCGGCCACCCGCAACTCGGCCGCCTGCCCCTGGCGGTCAACGTCAGTGCCCGCCAGCTGCACCATCCGGAGTTCGCCGACGAGGTGCTGGTGATCCTCCAACAGAGCGGCGCAGACCCCAGCCGCCTGGAACTGGAGCTGACCGAGAGCCAGCTGGCGATGGACACCGAGGCGCTGATCCTGCGCATGAACGAGCTGCGCGCACGCGGCGTGAGCTTTTCCCTGGACGACTTCGGCACCGGCTACTCCTCGCTCGGCTACCTCAAGCGCCTGCCACTGTCGCGCCTGAAGATCGACCGCTGCTTCGTCCGCGACCTGCTCGAGGACGCCAACGACGCGGCCATCATCCGCACCATAGTGGCGCTGGGGCAGAGCCTAGAGCTGGAGGTGATCGCCGAGGGCG
- a CDS encoding oxidoreductase, with translation MYLTPQHILLAGATGLTGEHLLDRLLSEPTISRVLAPSRSPLAEHPHLDNPVGELAALLPQLGGRVDAAFCCLGTTIKQAGSQEAFRAVDHDLVLAFARRARELGARHLLVISALGADPRSAVFYNRVKGEMEAALQAMDWPQLTIVRPSLLLGPRREFRLGERLAAPLLRWIPGKYRGIEAAVLARALWRLALEEGDGVRVVESDELRRLGR, from the coding sequence ATGTATCTGACGCCCCAGCACATCCTGCTCGCCGGCGCCACCGGCCTCACCGGCGAGCACCTGCTCGACCGCCTGCTCAGCGAGCCGACCATCAGCCGCGTGCTGGCGCCCAGCCGCAGCCCGCTGGCCGAACACCCGCACCTGGACAACCCGGTGGGCGAGCTGGCGGCTCTGCTGCCGCAGCTTGGCGGCCGGGTCGACGCCGCCTTCTGCTGCCTGGGCACCACCATCAAGCAGGCCGGCTCGCAGGAGGCGTTCCGCGCCGTCGATCACGACCTGGTCCTGGCCTTCGCCCGCCGCGCCCGCGAGCTGGGCGCCCGGCACCTGCTGGTGATCAGCGCCCTGGGCGCCGATCCGCGCTCCGCGGTGTTCTACAACCGGGTCAAGGGTGAAATGGAAGCCGCCCTGCAGGCCATGGACTGGCCGCAGCTGACCATAGTCCGCCCCTCCCTGCTGCTCGGCCCGCGCCGCGAGTTCCGCCTCGGTGAGCGCCTGGCCGCGCCGCTGCTGCGCTGGATTCCCGGCAAGTACCGCGGCATCGAGGCCGCCGTGCTGGCCCGCGCGCTGTGGCGCCTGGCCCTGGAGGAAGGCGACGGCGTGCGGGTCGTGGAGTCCGACGAGCTGCGCCGGCTGGGCCGCTGA
- a CDS encoding MaoC family dehydratase, whose translation MPFVPVSQLQSYVGKELGRSQWLTIDQQRINQFAECTGDHQFIHVDPVKAKHTPFGSTIAHGFLSLSLIPMLMESLMIMPEGLKMAVNYGLDSVRFIQPVKVDSRVRLAVSILEVTEKRPGQWLIKAQATLEIEGEEKPAYIAEPLTLCFV comes from the coding sequence ATGCCGTTTGTACCCGTATCGCAACTGCAATCCTACGTAGGCAAAGAGCTCGGACGCTCGCAATGGCTGACCATCGATCAGCAGCGCATCAACCAGTTCGCCGAATGCACCGGCGACCACCAGTTCATCCATGTCGACCCGGTCAAGGCCAAGCACACGCCTTTCGGCTCCACCATCGCCCACGGTTTCCTCAGCCTGTCGCTGATCCCCATGCTGATGGAAAGCCTGATGATCATGCCGGAAGGCCTGAAGATGGCGGTCAACTACGGCCTGGACAGCGTGCGCTTCATCCAGCCGGTCAAGGTCGACTCGCGCGTGCGCCTGGCGGTGAGCATCCTCGAAGTCACCGAGAAGCGCCCCGGCCAGTGGCTGATCAAGGCCCAGGCCACCCTGGAGATCGAAGGCGAGGAGAAGCCCGCCTACATCGCCGAGCCGCTGACCCTCTGCTTCGTCTGA
- a CDS encoding C13 family peptidase gives MHRHLAPLTLALLLAACGDGEPLLPPDAVLPDGGRYRGELVDGLLQGKGRIDYANGMYYQGQFKDGLFDGRGEWHGAGGEHYQGEFRQGLFDGQGKLVYADGSVYEGGFKQGRLHGEGHLQQGGVSYRGQFRADRYHGLGTLEWPDGTRFQGQFERGEPQGEGRRSNAQGSFSGTFKGGLLQGEGSYQGSDGESYSGEFRDDQFHGQGRYQDGAGDVWSGRFSHGTLNGKGEFRGADGRHYAGEFRYWRFHGQGKLSLADGSVYQGQFVDGEYAGNGTLTASDGSRTEGIWRDGTLLREAGGQARPDPLELGLLQQGQLLQQTLDALPASTPALELYSLTLAGDGKQSVFLREADYVGKLLRERFGARGHVSLTNHRDHLADRPLATRESLTRAVQALAERSGPEDLVFLYLTSHGSRRYELSIDQPRLQLADLPATELAALLAPLKDRHKVVVISACYSGGFIPPLKDDKTLVMTAARADRVSFGCSEENDFTYFGRALFAEALNETDELGRAFELAKAKVAERERAQDFEASEPQLWAPETVLQHWQRLRREQAEQALTAATKAQ, from the coding sequence ATGCACCGCCACCTCGCCCCGCTGACCCTCGCCTTGCTGCTCGCCGCCTGCGGTGACGGCGAGCCGCTGCTGCCGCCAGACGCCGTGCTGCCCGATGGCGGCCGCTACCGCGGCGAGCTGGTCGATGGCCTGCTGCAGGGCAAGGGGCGCATCGACTACGCCAACGGCATGTACTACCAGGGCCAGTTCAAGGACGGCCTGTTCGACGGTCGCGGCGAGTGGCACGGCGCCGGCGGCGAGCACTACCAGGGCGAATTCCGCCAGGGCCTGTTCGATGGCCAGGGCAAGCTGGTCTACGCCGACGGCAGCGTCTACGAGGGCGGCTTCAAGCAGGGCCGCCTGCATGGCGAGGGCCACCTGCAGCAGGGCGGCGTGAGCTATCGCGGGCAGTTCCGTGCCGACCGCTACCATGGCCTGGGCACCCTCGAGTGGCCGGACGGCACCCGTTTCCAGGGCCAGTTCGAGCGCGGCGAGCCGCAAGGCGAAGGCCGCCGCAGCAATGCCCAGGGCAGTTTCAGCGGCACCTTCAAGGGCGGCCTGCTGCAGGGTGAGGGCAGTTACCAGGGCAGCGACGGCGAGAGCTACAGCGGCGAATTCCGCGACGACCAGTTCCACGGCCAGGGGCGTTACCAGGATGGCGCGGGCGATGTCTGGAGCGGTCGCTTCAGCCACGGCACCCTCAACGGCAAGGGCGAATTCCGCGGCGCCGACGGGCGCCACTACGCAGGCGAATTCCGCTACTGGCGCTTCCACGGCCAGGGCAAGCTGAGCCTGGCCGACGGCAGCGTCTACCAGGGCCAGTTCGTCGATGGCGAATACGCCGGCAACGGCACCCTGACCGCCAGCGACGGCAGCCGCACCGAGGGCATCTGGCGCGACGGCACGCTGCTGCGCGAGGCCGGCGGCCAGGCCCGTCCCGATCCGCTGGAACTCGGCCTGCTGCAACAGGGCCAGCTCCTGCAGCAGACGCTGGACGCCCTGCCCGCTTCCACCCCGGCGCTCGAGCTGTACAGCCTGACCCTGGCCGGCGACGGCAAGCAGAGTGTGTTCCTGCGCGAGGCCGACTACGTCGGCAAGCTGCTGCGCGAGCGCTTCGGCGCCCGCGGCCATGTCAGCCTGACCAACCACCGCGACCACCTGGCCGACCGTCCGCTGGCCACCCGCGAGAGCCTGACCCGCGCCGTGCAGGCCCTGGCCGAGCGCAGCGGCCCGGAGGACCTGGTGTTCCTCTACCTGACCAGCCACGGCTCGCGGCGCTACGAGCTGAGCATCGACCAGCCGCGCCTGCAGCTGGCCGACCTGCCGGCCACGGAGCTGGCCGCCCTGCTCGCCCCGCTCAAGGACCGCCACAAGGTGGTGGTGATCTCGGCCTGCTACTCCGGTGGCTTCATTCCGCCGCTGAAGGACGACAAGACCCTGGTGATGACCGCCGCGCGCGCCGACCGGGTGTCCTTCGGCTGCTCCGAGGAGAACGACTTCACCTACTTCGGTCGCGCCCTGTTCGCCGAGGCCCTCAACGAGACCGACGAACTCGGCCGCGCCTTCGAGCTGGCCAAGGCCAAGGTCGCCGAGCGCGAGCGGGCCCAGGACTTCGAGGCCTCGGAGCCGCAGCTGTGGGCGCCGGAGACGGTGCTGCAGCATTGGCAGCGGCTGCGCCGGGAGCAGGCCGAGCAGGCCCTGACCGCCGCCACCAAAGCGCAGTGA